The Vitis vinifera cultivar Pinot Noir 40024 chromosome 18, ASM3070453v1 region ATTCAGTGGAATCAATGGACTTACAATACCTTAATACTAGAAACGCTTAAATTGGTTATTAAACATATCCCATTTGggatttatttttacaataagaATAGTGAATTAAAAGGCAGACATTCAGAAACGGGACTCCAACTTAACTAGAAATTCATTACAACAGTAGGATTCATTCATATCAGACAACGACCAATCCTTTAGAAGCGGCAGCATGTCCATGTGGTGACCTAGTATCTCTACGTTGCTTCTCTTGGGAGAGTAGTCTTGCAAAACTGAAAAATTAGAaggattttttattatcatatgATTAGTTAATTAACTAAGAAAGCTCTagaataaaactctaaaaatagTTAGATACCTTGTGAGAGCCTCCTCATTGGTCTCGTGATTTGAAGGCTCAAAGATACCTGTATCCAGGTTAACCCTTGAGACCCTTTTCTTTAACAACTCCTCACCAATTTTCACAAGATCATCCAAATTTTCCTTTGTGGCTATGTCGACTGATGATGTTATACCGCTCAATGTATCATCCTGTATTTACCCTTTGTGTCAGTATCAGTGGTAGACAAGGAACAGAAGAAGCTATTGACTTTCAGATATTTTTAGGACTGAGGAAATTATGAAGaagaacaaaatttaaataagaaatttgacTTTGTGACGGTAAATTTATGAAACCACAAGCAGCAAAGCTGTACCTGTATCCGAAGATAGCTTTTTTCCGAGTGAAGGGCTTGAAAAATCTGTGAAAGGTGTAAGTCGATCATATCTCCGCTTGCTTGGGTAAACACTTTCACTAAGGGGGTGGAACCACCACTGGTCAACCATCCCAACACACCCCACTTGGCTGCTTCATCAGCATTGTATTTTTCTTCGGCTTTTGATGACCCAGTTCCCAAGGATATTACTAGAAACCGGCCATAGTCCATTGGCTTTATAGGAAAGAAATCAGGACTACCCCGGGTGATCTCCTTGGTCACTTCCCCAATAGCAACCAAAGTCTGAAACAAGAATCACTAATTAATTGAattgtgaaaagaaaaaaaaaaactgggaAGTCTAAGATGCAACTTCAAAGTTAATGAGTACCGGATTATTTGCAGCTACACCACCATCAATGAggttgaattctctaactctccCGGCAGGGTCTTTGGTTTCGAAATAATGAGCTGGAAGATAAGTGGGTGCTGCTGAGGTTCCAATACATATATCTGACAGTAAGGCATCTAAACTTGGTCTGCTCTTCACCTAGAGCATGGAAATCAAGCATATAGTATTAATATGAAAGTTATTATAGCTCCCGTCATTCATTACAATctcttaattttcatagtttggATTAGAAGGAAATGAAATTGTGGAAAGAAGATGAACCTGATAAGTCGAAAATATTGTTGGCTGAAGGCGCTTGATGTCAAATGTTGGGATAACAACATTAGTAAGGGTCTGGTGTAATCGTGTTTCCCCTAGTTTTTCTTTAACAAGGTTGTGCAGATACTTCCCATCATATTTTGGTCCTGATAAGGCTGTAACTACCTTTGTAACATGAGGAATTGGATCATGACTGCATTTAAAAGAAAGATCATGTTAATAACTACAAAAATTATTGTAGAGTCTAGttaattttatatacataaataCTAGCATCCTGTCATCTTAATCAAGATGTTCATCATGATATATTTGTTACCTGTGCTGTGGAAAAATCTTAGGGCAGTGATCAAGGTAGAAGTCCTTGATATCTTTGGCAGAAAACAAGGGTCGGCCAGTGTTTTCATTGGGAGTAGTTAGCATGGCAGTCACGAGGCCACCGGTGCTTGTTCCTGCAATCACATCAAAATAATCTGAAATTCTCGCGTCTTCACCATCCAGCTTCTGCACCATGGCCAAACAATCTAGTGTTAGTACGTATAAAATATATCCAATATAGGATATAAGTTTCAGATTAGGAATATGCTAATTTTTAAAGGCAAATGGAAAAGccatattttgttattatcatgTAAAACCTTATATTTCCTACCTGAAGCTCAGACTCCAGGAAGCCAAGGACTGTTCCTGGGATAAGCCCTCTTATTCCACCTCCATCGATGCTGAGAATGGTGATTAGATTTCCATAAGTTGGAGGCTGTAGGGGTGATTTTGGACCTTCTCCCATTAGGGATGGAGCGATGGAGGTATGAACTTGAGTGATAGAGGAGAGAAATGAGAGACTTGTTATTTCAAGAGACTTAGAATAGAATTGAAGTTTCTGCAGGAGACTTAGAAATGTAGAGAGACTTGGAGTTCTCTTTGATAACTAGACAGGAGTATTTATAGACTCCTTAGCATATATCCCTCATTTTTCTTGCTCATACTTTTCTAAATGGACCTGGTTCAAGTTGGACCGCGGATTCATCATTCGGGATAAGTTGAAAAGTCCACAAGCAACCAGTATCTTCTTGTTTTATAGAAGCTAGCCAAATGGTCATAGACATGACTCCTGGCAACTGTAGGTAAGACCAAAGAGAATAGCTGGTAAGAAGGATTAGGTGACTCAATAAAGGTTGAGATAGGATTTTTTCCTAACTAATGAAGTTTGTGAACAGGTCATGGAAACACTGAAGTCTTATGAAATGATTCTGGTTTCTAGCTATGTCTGGTGCAAAGAATCTTGATGGAGACAAGGCTAAATGtgcaaaccaaaaaaaaaaaattattattaaatgcaCACAATTTTGTGTTTGTAAATCGATGTGCTTGACTGGGGATGCCGATGATTTTGAAAGAACACCAACCAGGGCAATGAAAAGTACTGGCCAACACGGCACT contains the following coding sequences:
- the LOC100257463 gene encoding patatin-like protein 2 — translated: MGEGPKSPLQPPTYGNLITILSIDGGGIRGLIPGTVLGFLESELQKLDGEDARISDYFDVIAGTSTGGLVTAMLTTPNENTGRPLFSAKDIKDFYLDHCPKIFPQHSHDPIPHVTKVVTALSGPKYDGKYLHNLVKEKLGETRLHQTLTNVVIPTFDIKRLQPTIFSTYQVKSRPSLDALLSDICIGTSAAPTYLPAHYFETKDPAGRVREFNLIDGGVAANNPTLVAIGEVTKEITRGSPDFFPIKPMDYGRFLVISLGTGSSKAEEKYNADEAAKWGVLGWLTSGGSTPLVKVFTQASGDMIDLHLSQIFQALHSEKSYLRIQDDTLSGITSSVDIATKENLDDLVKIGEELLKKRVSRVNLDTGIFEPSNHETNEEALTSFARLLSQEKQRRDTRSPHGHAAASKGLVVV